The Pseudomonas sp. Marseille-Q3773 DNA window CACCTGTTCAAGGTGGCCAGCCCAACCCAGGTCGAGGCGTTCCTGCAGCCGGTGTGCCGAGCCGAAAAGGCCGTGTGCTTCGCGCTGACCGAAAGTGAAGCCGGGTCCGATGCCACGGCGATCAGGACTACCGCCCGGCGTGAAGGCGAGTACTACGTGCTGAGCGGGGCCAAGCGCTACATTTCCGGTGCACCTTATGCCGACATCGCGGTACTGCTCGCGGTCACCGGCCCCGGGCGTGGCGCCCAGGGCATCTCGGCATTCTTTGTCGACCTGAATGCGCCGGGAGTGCGGGTGGAAAGCGATTACGCGGTCATGTCCGGCGGCGGCGCCCATGGCGACATCCTTCTCGATGAGGTACGGGTGCCGGTGGCCAACCGCATTGGCGAGGAAGGGCAGGGCTTCAAGCTGGCAATGGGGCGCATCACCCTCAATCGTCTGCTGCATTGTCCAACCATGCTGGGCCTGGCGGGACTGGCGCTGAACCTGTCGGTTGACTACGCCCGCACGCGCAAGCAGTTTGGCCAGCCTATCGCGATGTTCCAGTCGATCAATCACATGATTGCCGACATGGCCACCGAACTGCATGCGGCACGCAGCATGGTCTATGCCACTGCCGCGCTGAATGACGCCGGTGGTGATATCCGTACCCAGGCGCCGATGTGCAAGCTGTTCGTATCGGAAACGGCCTTCCGTATCGCCGACCGTGCCGTGCAGATTCATGGGGGAGCCGGGCTGTTGCGGGGGAACCCGGTGGAATGGATTTTCCGTGCTACCCGCATGATGCGCATTCTTACCGGGACCAGCGAAATCCAGCGCAACACCATTGCCAAGGGCGTGCTCATGCCCGAGCAGTGAAACTGCACACCCGGCCTCGAGTGGCCGGGCTCTCCCACAAGAACAATAAAAGAGATCGACATGACTCATACTGACTCCCCCGCGCGTGCAGGCACGGCCTGGATGATTGCGGTACTGCTGGCGATGCTTATGTTGGTGAACTTCCTGGACAAGGTGGTCATCGGCCTTGTAGCGGTACCCATGTCCAGGGAACTGGGTTTGTCCCCGGCCGAGTTCGGCCTGGTAGGCGGCGCGTTGCACTGGTTCTTCGCCATCTCTGCGGTTGTCGGTGGCTTCATGGCCAACCGCCGGCCGACCCGCACCCTGCTGTTGGGCATGGGCGCATTCTGGGCGCTGATCCAGTTGCCCATGCTGTTCGTCACTTCCCTGTGGGCGATTGTCGCTTGCCGGGTGCTGCTGGGCATCGGCGAAGGGCCGGCCTCACCGGTGGCAACCCATGCCTTGTACAAGTGGTTTCCCAACGACCGGCGCAACCTGCCGGTGGCGCTGTTGCATACCGGGAGTGCACTGGGACTGCTGGTGGCAGGCGCAATGATTCCATGGATCAGCGTGCACTATGGCTGGCGCATGAACTTCATCGTGCTGGCTCTGATCGGCGCGGCGTGGTGCGCGCTGTGGTGGGCATTGGGGCGCGAGGGTACGCTTGACCGCATCCGCCCTGGCCAGCTCAAGGAAGAGCAGGCGCACATCGCCTACCGTCGTCTGCTCGGCGACCGCACGGTGCTGGGCAATTACCTGTGCCACTTCGCCGCCAACTGGTCGCTGGCCCTTACCTTGACCTGGGTGCCGAGCTACCTGGAAACCGGTCTGGGCATCGACCCGATCATGACCGGCCGGGTGTTCGTCCTGTTCGTGGTGGTGACCACGCCACTGAGCCTGTTCATGGCGTGGCTGTCGCAGCGCCTGATGCGCGCCGGGGTGGCGACGCGCTGGTCGCGCGGAGCCTTCGTTTCTCTGTGCCTGATTGCCAGCGGGTTGCTCTCGGCGGCGTTGTTCCTGCCGGGTCTGGGCAATGTCGAGCGAATCATGAGCCTGACCTTCAGCGGCGGGCTGGCGCTGGTCATGTACTCGGTGGGGCCAGCCATGCTGGCGGAGTTCACGCCTAGCGGGCAGCGTGGCGGCATTCTGGCTATCGGCAATGGTATTGCTTCGCTGGCCGGGCTGGCGGCACCCGTAGTCACGGGGTTGCTGGTGCAGGGCGCCGGAGCCGATCACCCTGCAGGTTATGGCCAGGGCTTCCTGGTGTGCGGGGCGGTGCTGGTGATCGCCGGGTTGACCGGGCTGGTGTGGATGGACCCGCAGAAAACCCGCCAACGGCTGCTGCAGGTGGACACGGCTGCGCTGGCCCGGGCCTGACCTGCGCTGCGTTCAGAGGCTCTGCTGCGGCAGGAGGGCACGCTCGATCAGGGTGCCTTTCCAGCGCTCGCTGCGCACCGCATCCACCAACAACCCGCGCACCAGGTCGCGCATGCAGGCGGCGGCGAATGACAGTGGCTTGTGCTGCGAATGGGCCAGGGCAATAGTACGGGTGATGCGCGGTTCCACGATCAGCCGCGCACTGGCCGGGGCGGCCAGGTCCAGCAAGGGCGGCCAGTTGCTGATGGTCGCCGCCAGGCCGGCACGTACCAGGCTGGTTATGCCGGGTGCCGATTGCTGTTCATAGCTTGAATCCAGCGCCACGCCGGTTTCCATGGCTGCCTGCTCGATGCGCCTGCGCAGGTGCAGGCTGCGCGGTGGCATCACCAGCCGGCTCGACGCTGCCTCGGCCAGGGTGATTGGCGAATCGTCCGGACCATGCGCAGGCAGGCCTACCCAGTACAGGTCTTCGGAGAACACGGGCTCGGCGACCACGTGTGCCAGCTCCTCGGCATTGGGCACCACACCGAAATCTACCTTGCCCAACTCG harbors:
- a CDS encoding acyl-CoA dehydrogenase family protein; protein product: MYQPSEKAKQIIEAIGGFVRNEILPLEQNAGLSWAEPHPREVLQQVWQRSCEQGFYNIMLPETIGGAGLTVSDLCAVKEATVLTGSMLAPHILGELSGPPRVGHLFKVASPTQVEAFLQPVCRAEKAVCFALTESEAGSDATAIRTTARREGEYYVLSGAKRYISGAPYADIAVLLAVTGPGRGAQGISAFFVDLNAPGVRVESDYAVMSGGGAHGDILLDEVRVPVANRIGEEGQGFKLAMGRITLNRLLHCPTMLGLAGLALNLSVDYARTRKQFGQPIAMFQSINHMIADMATELHAARSMVYATAALNDAGGDIRTQAPMCKLFVSETAFRIADRAVQIHGGAGLLRGNPVEWIFRATRMMRILTGTSEIQRNTIAKGVLMPEQ
- a CDS encoding MFS transporter, translating into MIAVLLAMLMLVNFLDKVVIGLVAVPMSRELGLSPAEFGLVGGALHWFFAISAVVGGFMANRRPTRTLLLGMGAFWALIQLPMLFVTSLWAIVACRVLLGIGEGPASPVATHALYKWFPNDRRNLPVALLHTGSALGLLVAGAMIPWISVHYGWRMNFIVLALIGAAWCALWWALGREGTLDRIRPGQLKEEQAHIAYRRLLGDRTVLGNYLCHFAANWSLALTLTWVPSYLETGLGIDPIMTGRVFVLFVVVTTPLSLFMAWLSQRLMRAGVATRWSRGAFVSLCLIASGLLSAALFLPGLGNVERIMSLTFSGGLALVMYSVGPAMLAEFTPSGQRGGILAIGNGIASLAGLAAPVVTGLLVQGAGADHPAGYGQGFLVCGAVLVIAGLTGLVWMDPQKTRQRLLQVDTAALARA
- a CDS encoding LysR family transcriptional regulator, which gives rise to MTLKQLRYLIAIVEAGSFSNASRHAFIAQPALSRQIGLLESELEMQLLARQHDGIELTDAGRQLYEVARLVVQKLDSVKDELKSSRGNPKGHVAISIPATASALLLPAIITQAQARFPGIKLTVWDGLSREGGQAIELGKVDFGVVPNAEELAHVVAEPVFSEDLYWVGLPAHGPDDSPITLAEAASSRLVMPPRSLHLRRRIEQAAMETGVALDSSYEQQSAPGITSLVRAGLAATISNWPPLLDLAAPASARLIVEPRITRTIALAHSQHKPLSFAAACMRDLVRGLLVDAVRSERWKGTLIERALLPQQSL